A single genomic interval of Gossypium raimondii isolate GPD5lz chromosome 11, ASM2569854v1, whole genome shotgun sequence harbors:
- the LOC105801010 gene encoding receptor kinase-like protein Xa21, producing MANIHFPFLSLLLIQCFIIGFSTTATDQSALLQFKAQIEDPRNALGNEWTSTWMSVCNWTGVSCGHHHRRITALDLSNMGIKGTIGPQLGNLSFLVSLNLSGNNFHGELPRELASLRRLKLVDLSNNALSGEIPAWFGNLTALQQLYLGGNRFQGEIPWEIGKLAALEKFGVQNMSLVGQLPSSIFNISSLKEIRVYNNSISGYIPSDMCDHLHHLQVFEISTNKFFGHIPSNIGECKNLQTLSLSLNQLNGFIPSSIGNLTNLEVLYLDGNSLHGEIPWEMGNLRKMEIFVAKGMRLSGRIPPSIFNISSLKRINLHDNFLSGKLPEMGFVPNLEGIYLMNNNLSGNIPSSISNASRLRVLSLNENSFSGLIPHSLANLNLLQVLCFSSNHLTMESQSPTFLSSLSNCKKLRVLDIASNPLNALLPASIFNLSASLETLRAHDCNFKGTIPMEIDGLSNIIRLDLSRNELSGSIPITIGRLQRVQGLFLSGNMLTGSIPYDVCRLEELSTLSLSGNMLQGSLPTCLGDLTSLRSLNLSSNKLHSIIPSTFWSLDYILEVDFSSNYLNGTLPPDIGNLKVLTYLNLSRNQFSSNIPTRIGDLDNLQTLSLSRNRLQGPIPESFGGLTSLVTLDLSNNNLSGIIPKSLERLSYLNHFDVSFNRLGGEIPTEGCFKNFTSKSFVKNYALCGSSKFQVPPCKNCTHRPFKARLIHVLRYGLPILASITWIIALIILCLKRTTSLSTRENLSEILGTNQHNRLVQATDRFSDANLLGSGSFGSVYKGKLSDGTNVAIKVFNLQVERAFRTFDAEFEVMKNILHRNLVKIISYCSCSDFKALVLEFMPNGNLEKWLYSDHYSLDILQRINILIDVASALEYLHSGHPSTIIHCDLKPSNILLDDDMVAHVGDFGIAKLLGEENSMKQTMTLATIGYMAPEYGLAGIISVKSDVYSYGILLMETFTRKKPTNEMFIGETSLKHWVKESLPNGTIDIADSSLLQNEGENSTAKVNCISSILNLALECSAQLPEERKDMEDVVYKLKRIRMKYLKEVQQA from the exons ATGGCCAATATCCACTTCCCTTTCCTATCACTGTTGCTAATACAATGTTTCATAATTGGCTTTTCAACCACTGCGACCGATCAGTCGGCGCTTCTTCAATTCAAAGCACAAATCGAGGATCCTCGCAATGCTTTGGGTAACGAGTGGACCAGTACTTGGATGTCTGTCTGCAACTGGACCGGTGTCTCTTGCGGTCACCATCATCGAAGAATCACTGCGTTGGATCTTTCAAACATGGGTATCAAAGGAACTATTGGTCCACAGTTGGGAAATCTTTCCTTCCTGGTCTCGCTGAACTTGAGCGGCAACAATTTCCATGGCGAGTTGCCGCGAGAGCTGGCCAGTTTGCGTCGCTTGAAACTTGTTGATTTGAGTAACAATGCTTTGAGCGGAGAGATTCCGGCATGGTTTGGGAATTTAACAGCACTTCAACAATTATATCTGGGTGGAAATCGTTTCCAAG GTGAAATCCCGTGGGAAATTGGTAAGCTTGCTGCTTTGGAGAAATTTGGAGTGCAAAATATGAGCTTGGTTGGTCAACTCCCATCTTCTATATTCAACATTTCATCTTTGAAGGAGATCAGGGTTTACAATAATAGTATATCTGGTTACATTCCAAGTGATATGTGTGACCATCTTCACCACCTCCAAGTGTTTGAGATATCAACCAACAAATTCTTTGGCCACATTCCCTCAAACATTGGTGAATGCAAAAATCTTCAAACTCTATCATTGTCTCTTAATCAACTCAATGGGTTTATTCCTTCAAGTATTGGGAATTTAACCAACCTCGAGGTTTTATATTTGGATGGAAACTCTTTACATG GTGAAATCCCATGGGAGATGGGGAATCTTAGGAAAATGGAGATTTTTGTTGCAAAAGGCATGAGGCTAAGTGGGCGGATTCCACCTTCTATCTTCAATATATCTTCTTTGAAACGAATTAATCTCCATGACAATTTTCTATCAG GTAAATTACCGGAGATGGGGTTTGTTCCAAATCTAGAGGGAATATACCTAATGAACAATAATCTAAGTGGGAATATTCCAAGCTCAATTTCAAATGCTTCTAGGCTTAGAGTTTTAAGCTTGAATGAGAACTCTTTCTCTGGCCTTATCCCACATTCCCTTGCCAATCTAAATTTGCTTCAAGTTTTGTGCTTTTCTTCCAACCACTTGACCATGGAATCTCAAAGTCCCACCTTTCTTTCTTCCCTGTCAAACTGTAAGAAGCTCAGAGTCCTAGACATAGCCTCAAATCCACTTAATGCCCTTCTTCCCGCTTCTATCTTTAATCTCTCAGCGTCACTCGAAACTCTACGCGCCCATGATTGCAATTTCAAAGGCACGATTCCAATGGAGATTGATGGTTTAAGCAACATTATACGCTTGGACCTATCCCGGAATGAATTGAGTGGATCTATTCCGATAACAATAGGACGGCTACAACGCGTCCAAGGTTTGTTTCTGAGTGGCAATATGTTGACTGGATCCATTCCATATGATGTTTGTCGTTTGGAGGAACTAAGCACTTTGTCATTGAGTGGTAACATGCTTCAAGGTTCACTCCCCACTTGTTTGGGCGATCTAACTTCTTTGAGATCCCTAAACCTGTCTTCCAACAAATTGCATTCCATAATACCCTCCACCTTTTGGAGCCTTGATTATATCTTGGAAGTAGATTTCTCCTCAAATTATCTGAATGGAACGCTCCCCCCGGATATCGGAAACTTGAAAGTACTAACGTATTTGAATTTGTCGAGAAATCAGTTTTCGAGCAACATTCCAACAAGAATCGGGGATCTAGATAACTTACAAACCTTGTCTCTATCTAGGAATAGATTGCAAGGTCCCATTCCCGAATCATTTGGTGGCTTGACAAGTTTGGTAACCTTGGATTTATCGAACAACAATCTCTCCGGGATCATTCCCAAGTCTTTGGAAAGACTTTCCTATCTCAATCACTTTGATGTGTCTTTCAATAGACTGGGAGGAGAGATCCCCACTGAAGGGTGTTTCAAAAACTTTACGAGTAAATCATTCGTGAAGAATTATGCACTATGTGGTTCATCTAAATTCCAAGTCCCTCCTTGCAAAAATTGCACCCATCGACCATTCAAGGCGCGCCTTATACATGTTTTGAGATATGGTTTACCGATACTTGCTTCTATTACATGGATAATTGCTTTGATCATCTTGTGTCTGAAAAGGACCACTAGTCTTTCAACCAGAGAAAATTTGTCGGAAATATTGGGAACCAATCAGCACAATAGACTTGTACAAGCTACGGACAGATTCAGTGATGCCAACTTGCTCGGTTCGGGAAGTTTCGGCTCTGTATACAAAGGAAAACTTTCAGATGGTACGAATGTTGCaataaaagttttcaatttgCAGGTAGAAAGAGCATTTAGGACTTTCGATGCCGAGTTTGAAGTGATGAAAAATATACTTCACCGCAATCTAGTCAAGATCATCAGTTATTGCTCTTGTAGTGATTTCAAAGCCTTGGTGCTTGAATTCATGCCTAATGGGAACCTTGAGAAATGGTTGTATTCCGACCATTATTCCTTGGATATCCTACAGAGAATCAACATATTGATAGATGTTGCATCAGCATTAGAGTATCTCCATTCGGGGCATCCGAGTACTATAATCCATTGTGACCTAAAGCCAAGTAACATCCTACTAGATGACGACATGGTCGCACATGTGGGAGATTTTGGCATTGCCAAACTGTTGGGAGAAGAAAACTCCATGAAACAAACCATGACACTTGCTACTATTGGGTATATGGCACCAG AATATGGATTAGCAGGAATTATTTCCGTAAAAAGTGATGTCTATAGTTATGGTATCTTATTAATGGAAACTTTCACAAGAAAGAAACCCACAAATGAAATGTTCATCGGAGAAACGAGTTTGAAACATTGGGTTAAAGAGTCACTACCTAACGGAACAATTGATATTGCCGATTCCAGTTTGCTACAAAATGAGGGTGAAAATTCTACGGCTAAAGTAAATTGTATATCATCAATCTTGAACTTAGCTTTGGAATGTTCAGCTCAGTTAcctgaagaaagaaaagatatgGAGGATGTTGTTTACAAGCTTAAGAGAATCAGAATGAAGTATCTAAAAGAAGTTCAGCAAGCCTAA